A region of Vitis riparia cultivar Riparia Gloire de Montpellier isolate 1030 chromosome 12, EGFV_Vit.rip_1.0, whole genome shotgun sequence DNA encodes the following proteins:
- the LOC117926611 gene encoding calcium-binding protein KRP1-like — MAAPKMGDFEDLLPVMAEKLGGEGLIRELCNGFRLLMDGEKGVITLESLKRNAALLGLQELRDDELQSMLREGDLDGDGALNQMEFCVLMFRLSPDLMEESQFWLEQALEDVLRDG; from the coding sequence ATGGCGGCACCGAAGATGGgtgattttgaagatttgtTGCCGGTGATGGCGGAGAAGCTGGGCGGAGAGGGGCTGATAAGGGAGCTGTGTAATGGGTTCAGGCTGTTGATGGACGGGGAGAAGGGGGTGATCACTTTGGAGAGTCTGAAGAGGAACGCCGCCCTGTTGGGGTTGCAGGAACTGAGGGACGATGAGCTTCAGAGTATGTTGAGGGAAGGCGATTTGGATGGCGATGGGGCTCTCAATCAGATGGAGTTTTGCGTGCTTATGTTCAGATTGAGCCCTGATTTGATGGAGGAGTCTCAGTTCTGGCTTGAACAGGCTCTGGAGGATGTGCTCAGGGACGGCTGA